In a single window of the Candidatus Hydrogenedentota bacterium genome:
- a CDS encoding AI-2E family transporter — translation MSKKGEYEARIQTVCLATLTIMAVAVALHLLRIVLVPFILAAFLSLLLIPVVEFMMRKLRINRPIALLLTFLGGSLIVIAIAAFVSVSVGQFANSASIYEAQISRLLNDAENSGPFKALLYLAGAPVPTRPIQVDGISGAGEPTGTFHASQLLPEGTINGLARRLSSGVLSLLSNGFLVLLFAAFLLMGSTTQHHSTRGVIGEIEKRVQKYIVIKLLSSMLTGFLVYLVLQFLGVRFAMSFGAFAFILNFIPNLGSVVATLLPLPFVLLTPDVSMVTVALALLLPLMIQFTIGSVLEPKIMGDTLGLHPVVVLMSLIFWGILWGFAGMLLAIPMTASAKIIFGRIDVTRPIVAVLEGRLEALDEM, via the coding sequence ATGAGCAAGAAAGGCGAATACGAAGCGCGCATCCAGACCGTATGTCTGGCGACACTTACCATCATGGCCGTTGCGGTTGCACTCCACCTCCTTCGGATCGTGCTTGTCCCCTTCATACTTGCCGCTTTTCTTTCGCTCCTCCTGATACCGGTCGTAGAATTCATGATGCGGAAACTGCGTATCAACCGGCCCATTGCGCTGCTGCTGACCTTTCTCGGCGGCAGCCTCATCGTAATTGCCATAGCCGCTTTTGTCTCCGTGTCCGTGGGGCAATTCGCCAACAGCGCGAGCATCTACGAAGCCCAGATCTCGCGCCTGCTTAACGATGCGGAGAACTCCGGCCCGTTCAAGGCCCTGCTTTACCTGGCCGGTGCGCCCGTGCCAACCCGGCCCATTCAGGTGGATGGCATCTCCGGCGCGGGAGAACCCACCGGCACCTTTCACGCCTCCCAGTTGCTCCCGGAGGGCACAATCAACGGCCTGGCCCGCCGCCTGTCCTCGGGCGTCCTGTCTCTCCTGTCGAATGGCTTCCTGGTTCTTCTCTTCGCCGCCTTTCTCCTGATGGGAAGCACGACGCAACATCACTCCACAAGAGGCGTCATCGGCGAAATTGAAAAGCGCGTGCAGAAATACATCGTCATCAAGCTCCTTTCTTCGATGCTCACCGGCTTTCTTGTGTATCTCGTGCTCCAGTTTCTCGGGGTGCGCTTTGCCATGTCCTTCGGGGCCTTCGCCTTTATCCTGAATTTCATCCCCAACCTGGGGTCGGTCGTCGCCACCCTGCTCCCACTGCCATTCGTGCTCCTCACGCCCGATGTCAGCATGGTTACGGTGGCCCTCGCGCTTCTCCTGCCCCTTATGATTCAGTTCACCATCGGCAGCGTCCTCGAACCCAAGATCATGGGCGATACCCTCGGGCTCCACCCTGTCGTCGTGCTCATGTCCCTCATTTTCTGGGGCATACTCTGGGGCTTCGCCGGCATGCTCCTCGCCATCCCCATGACCGCCAGCGCCAAAATCATCTTTGGCCGCATCGACGTGACCCGGCCCATCGTCGCCGTGCTGGAAGGACGTCTGGAAGCCCTCGATGAGATGTGA
- a CDS encoding glycine--tRNA ligase: MDKLVSLCKRKGFIFQSSGIYGGVNGCWDFGPLGVELKRNLKDDWWYNFVQTRDDIVGLDASIIMHPEVWVASGHVEAFHDVVVDCKECKHRFREDHLESKKCPDCGGELTEPKKFNSMLRTQLGVSEDTAVNTYLRPETCQSIFVDFKEVYSSTRCQIPFGIAQVGKSFRNEVNPRNFIFRSREFEQMEIEFFCKEEEEEIWFEKWQEAIWSWYLRLGIPEDKLRWYEHPKESLAHYSKRTVDVEFEFPFGWGELQGLANRGTFDLNAHSKHSGKDLSFFDQVKNERFVPTVLEPSAGADRTTLAVLCSAYHEDEVDGEQRVVMRLAPKLAPIKAAILPLVKKDGLAEIAENLEKKLRRKFNTYYDQAGAIGRRYRRQDEIGTPFCICVDYDTKEDNTVTIRERDSMEQIRIPIDEVANYIAPKVSFDHEA; this comes from the coding sequence GTGGACAAGCTGGTCAGCCTTTGCAAGCGTAAGGGATTTATCTTTCAATCGAGCGGAATCTACGGCGGCGTCAATGGCTGCTGGGATTTCGGCCCCCTGGGTGTTGAGCTCAAGCGCAACCTGAAGGATGACTGGTGGTACAACTTTGTCCAGACCCGCGATGATATTGTTGGCCTTGATGCGAGCATCATCATGCACCCCGAAGTCTGGGTCGCTTCCGGCCACGTGGAAGCCTTCCACGATGTGGTGGTGGACTGCAAAGAGTGCAAGCACCGCTTCCGCGAAGACCACCTCGAGTCGAAGAAGTGTCCCGATTGCGGCGGCGAGTTGACCGAGCCGAAGAAGTTCAACAGCATGCTGCGCACTCAGCTCGGCGTGAGCGAGGACACGGCGGTCAACACCTACCTGCGTCCCGAGACCTGCCAGTCGATTTTCGTGGACTTCAAAGAGGTCTACTCCTCCACCCGCTGCCAGATTCCCTTCGGCATTGCGCAGGTGGGCAAGAGCTTCCGCAACGAAGTAAATCCCCGCAATTTCATCTTCCGCAGCCGTGAATTCGAGCAGATGGAAATTGAGTTCTTCTGCAAGGAAGAAGAGGAAGAAATCTGGTTTGAAAAGTGGCAGGAGGCCATCTGGAGCTGGTACCTGCGCCTGGGCATTCCCGAGGACAAGCTCCGCTGGTATGAGCACCCCAAGGAAAGCCTGGCCCACTACTCCAAGCGCACCGTTGACGTGGAATTTGAGTTCCCCTTCGGCTGGGGCGAGCTTCAGGGGCTCGCGAATCGCGGCACCTTCGACCTGAACGCTCACTCCAAGCACTCCGGCAAGGACCTGTCCTTCTTCGATCAGGTGAAGAACGAGCGCTTCGTGCCCACCGTGCTGGAACCCTCCGCCGGCGCCGACCGCACCACCCTGGCCGTGCTCTGCTCGGCCTACCACGAGGACGAGGTGGATGGCGAACAGCGCGTGGTCATGCGTCTTGCCCCGAAGCTGGCCCCCATCAAGGCGGCGATCCTGCCTCTCGTGAAGAAGGACGGCCTCGCGGAAATCGCCGAGAACCTGGAAAAGAAGCTCCGGCGCAAGTTCAACACCTACTACGATCAGGCGGGCGCCATCGGCCGCCGCTATCGCCGTCAGGACGAAATCGGCACGCCCTTCTGCATCTGCGTGGACTACGACACGAAGGAAGACAACACCGTCACCATCCGCGAGCGGGACAGCATGGAGCAGATCCGCATCCCGATTGACGAAGTGGCGAACTACATCGCGCCGAAGGTTTCGTTTGACCACGAGGCGTAA
- a CDS encoding DUF1549 domain-containing protein, translating into MILLLPHKASRRTSDLVLALCFVTLSHAANADTFSDHVAPLLQAHCLECHQPNILKGDLSLATQAELLASGTITPGDPAASRLLEVIMPGPNGDVPEMPKKGAPLTAEQVEHIRQWIAEGAPWPDGVVLKEPSKADTSWWSLQPLADIAPPEVPGAPEAWQANPIDRFLFAKLAEKDIAPAPEADRRTQIRRLYFDLLGLPPSIEAIEAFAADTRPDAYARLVDELLASPHYGERWARHWLDIAHYADTHGFERDRPRENAWRYRDHVIRAFNEDKPYDQFLRDQIAGDVLHPESPEAVIATGFLAAGPWDMVGQDETVNASLKRMARADDLDDMVTTTITATMGLTANCARCHDHKLDPIPQKDYYRLSAVFAGTARGERTVAPAWDAAQVRVAAIQRELDALGAKPIDLSDLVAGGDGYGTGRPYPAGINTRTGAAIAAMAQGVESTPNSYLPVPEIAAVDGVFVPDGGAGQSVTITSTGIQIHDLPDTTALTWDYILNGKVSLQASSTLGETDYAIAPNTLLGFHANKGITFDLDAIRADGHSGVFRFRAVAGYGGGPVATKADFFLYIDGALRAVRRGFGTKDGPIPIEFDIAPAERFLTLIATDGGDGLSSDQVFFGNPRLIPIGDDAQLSPEQRTQRAALQEERTRLLAMYPPDAKPDRVYATLAKELPPTHVLLRGSAESPGDAVTPGALSCLPMLTPDLGDDTLSEGERRVRLAQWITHPDNPLTPRVWVNRLWHYHFGKGIVDTPSDFGFGGGRPTHPELLDWLAKHLQAEDWSTKAMHRLILTSQAYRQESRMSESYLAGVVDPREVDADNRLLWRMNPRRLPAEALRDAVLATAGTLNPAQFGPGYRDFTMEEDYAPKYTYITADAPELWRRSVYRFVVRSSPEPFMTTLDCPNPAVLTPARMTTTTALQSLSLLNNEFMLKQAGYFAERVKREAGADVSAQVQHAFRIAFGREPVDSESAALQTLAEKQGLPALCRVLFNANEFVHID; encoded by the coding sequence ATGATTTTGCTGCTTCCACATAAAGCGTCGCGCCGAACCAGCGACCTCGTGCTGGCTCTCTGCTTCGTCACCCTGTCGCACGCCGCCAACGCCGACACCTTCTCCGACCACGTCGCGCCCCTGCTCCAGGCCCATTGTCTGGAATGTCATCAGCCCAACATCCTCAAGGGCGACCTGTCTCTGGCAACGCAAGCCGAGCTCCTCGCCAGCGGCACCATCACGCCCGGTGACCCCGCCGCCAGCCGCCTCTTGGAAGTCATCATGCCCGGTCCGAATGGCGACGTACCCGAAATGCCGAAGAAAGGCGCGCCGCTGACCGCGGAACAGGTGGAACATATCCGCCAGTGGATCGCCGAGGGCGCGCCCTGGCCCGACGGCGTTGTTTTGAAAGAGCCGTCGAAGGCCGACACCTCCTGGTGGTCCCTCCAGCCCCTGGCGGACATCGCGCCGCCCGAGGTGCCCGGAGCACCCGAGGCGTGGCAGGCGAACCCCATCGACCGCTTTCTTTTCGCGAAGCTGGCGGAGAAAGATATCGCACCCGCGCCGGAGGCGGACCGGCGCACCCAGATCCGCCGCCTCTACTTCGATCTCTTGGGCCTTCCGCCCTCCATCGAGGCCATCGAGGCCTTCGCCGCCGACACGCGACCCGATGCCTATGCGCGCCTTGTGGATGAACTTCTCGCCTCACCCCACTACGGCGAGCGCTGGGCCCGCCACTGGCTCGACATCGCCCATTACGCCGACACCCACGGCTTCGAGCGCGACCGCCCACGGGAAAACGCGTGGCGCTACCGCGATCATGTCATCCGCGCCTTCAATGAAGACAAGCCCTACGATCAGTTCCTGCGCGACCAAATCGCGGGCGATGTGCTCCATCCGGAATCGCCCGAGGCCGTCATCGCCACGGGCTTCCTCGCGGCGGGCCCCTGGGACATGGTGGGGCAGGACGAGACCGTGAACGCCTCCCTCAAGCGCATGGCCCGGGCGGACGATCTGGACGACATGGTTACCACGACCATCACGGCCACCATGGGCCTCACGGCGAATTGCGCGCGTTGTCATGATCATAAGCTGGATCCCATCCCCCAGAAGGACTACTACCGGCTGTCGGCCGTCTTCGCGGGCACGGCCCGGGGCGAACGCACCGTGGCCCCGGCGTGGGACGCCGCCCAGGTGCGCGTGGCCGCGATCCAGCGCGAACTGGATGCCCTGGGCGCAAAGCCCATCGATCTCTCCGACCTGGTCGCCGGAGGCGACGGCTACGGCACGGGCAGGCCTTACCCCGCCGGTATCAACACCCGGACGGGTGCCGCGATCGCGGCCATGGCGCAGGGGGTAGAGTCCACGCCCAACTCCTACCTGCCCGTGCCGGAAATCGCGGCTGTGGACGGTGTCTTCGTGCCCGATGGCGGCGCGGGGCAATCCGTTACCATAACTTCCACGGGCATCCAGATCCACGATCTGCCCGACACCACCGCGTTGACCTGGGACTACATCCTCAACGGAAAAGTAAGTCTCCAGGCTTCCAGCACGCTGGGTGAAACGGACTACGCGATTGCACCCAACACCCTCCTGGGTTTCCACGCGAACAAGGGCATCACCTTCGATCTCGACGCAATCCGCGCGGACGGCCACAGCGGTGTGTTTCGCTTCCGCGCCGTCGCGGGCTATGGCGGCGGGCCGGTCGCCACGAAGGCGGACTTCTTCCTCTACATCGACGGCGCGTTGCGCGCCGTGCGACGCGGCTTCGGCACGAAGGACGGCCCGATCCCCATCGAGTTCGATATTGCTCCCGCCGAACGTTTCCTCACCCTCATCGCGACCGACGGTGGCGACGGACTGAGTTCGGATCAGGTGTTCTTCGGCAATCCACGCCTCATCCCCATCGGGGACGACGCGCAACTGAGCCCAGAGCAACGGACGCAGCGCGCGGCCCTCCAGGAAGAGCGCACCCGGCTGCTCGCGATGTATCCGCCCGACGCCAAGCCCGATCGCGTCTATGCGACCCTGGCCAAAGAGCTGCCCCCCACCCACGTGCTCCTGCGCGGCAGCGCCGAATCGCCCGGCGACGCGGTCACGCCCGGAGCCCTTTCCTGCCTGCCCATGCTCACCCCGGATCTCGGTGACGACACATTGAGCGAGGGCGAGCGGCGCGTGCGCCTCGCGCAATGGATCACCCATCCGGACAATCCCCTCACGCCCCGGGTCTGGGTCAATCGCCTCTGGCATTACCACTTCGGCAAAGGCATCGTGGATACGCCCAGCGACTTCGGCTTTGGCGGCGGACGCCCGACCCACCCCGAGCTGCTCGACTGGCTGGCGAAGCATCTGCAGGCTGAAGACTGGTCCACCAAGGCCATGCATCGCCTTATCCTCACCAGCCAGGCCTATCGCCAGGAAAGTCGCATGAGCGAGAGCTATCTCGCCGGCGTCGTCGACCCGCGCGAGGTAGACGCGGACAACCGACTCTTGTGGCGCATGAACCCGCGACGCCTCCCCGCAGAGGCCCTGCGCGACGCCGTCCTCGCCACGGCGGGCACCTTGAACCCCGCGCAATTCGGCCCCGGCTACCGCGATTTCACCATGGAAGAAGACTACGCGCCGAAGTACACCTACATCACCGCCGACGCGCCGGAGCTGTGGCGCAGGAGCGTCTATCGCTTCGTGGTGCGGAGTTCGCCCGAGCCCTTCATGACCACGCTGGATTGTCCGAACCCGGCCGTCCTCACCCCCGCACGCATGACCACCACCACGGCGCTGCAATCGCTGTCCTTATTGAACAACGAATTCATGCTCAAGCAGGCGGGTTATTTTGCGGAGCGAGTGAAGCGCGAGGCTGGGGCGGATGTATCAGCCCAGGTGCAGCACGCCTTTCGCATCGCTTTCGGGCGCGAACCAGTCGACAGTGAGTCCGCTGCATTACAAACATTGGCGGAGAAGCAGGGGCTGCCAGCCCTTTGCCGCGTGCTGTTTAATGCGAATGAGTTCGTACATATTGACTGA
- a CDS encoding MBOAT family protein produces MQFNSLHYILFFPLVALGYFALPQWWRWAWLLAASYYFYGCWNPVYLLLLLASTVVDYSVGLALGRVQRPTARTAMLLCSLALNLGLLFTFKYFNFFSESFAHLTGVIGNREVLPYHLDVLLPAGISFYTFQTLAYTIDVYRRDCPPEKHLGRFALYVAFFPQLVAGPIERAAHLLPQFRERHRWDYARTVSGLRLVLWGLFKKMVVADRMALIAGSVYGEAEAPAGIFVVIGTVAFAFQIYCDFSAYSDIAVGSARVLGIDLMLNFNRPYAAQSIRDFWRRWHISLSIWFRDYVYMPLGGGRVSGLRWVRNIAVVFLLSGLWHGAEWTFVCWGALHALYYFAGEAIARLRGPGEPGAVRALVNRVTIFGLVCFAWIFFRATSLEHAMDLVTALPRGWLDPVLVAEQWEAFTLANPVSSLLLGLGALAGMLVLEGSQAANQAPRPFQSPHGFVRWSTYAVTLFLIFALGGYHEIPFIYFQF; encoded by the coding sequence GTGCAATTCAATTCCCTCCATTACATCTTGTTCTTTCCCCTCGTTGCGCTGGGCTATTTTGCCCTCCCTCAGTGGTGGCGGTGGGCCTGGCTGCTGGCGGCGAGCTACTACTTCTACGGGTGTTGGAATCCGGTCTATCTTCTGTTGCTGCTGGCCTCGACGGTGGTGGACTACAGCGTGGGCCTGGCGCTGGGCAGGGTACAACGTCCGACGGCGCGAACCGCAATGCTGCTGTGCAGCCTGGCGCTCAATCTGGGATTGCTCTTTACCTTCAAGTATTTCAATTTCTTCAGCGAATCCTTCGCTCATCTCACGGGAGTGATAGGCAATCGCGAGGTACTGCCCTATCACCTGGATGTGCTCCTGCCCGCGGGCATCTCGTTTTATACGTTTCAGACCCTGGCCTATACGATTGACGTCTACCGGCGGGACTGCCCACCGGAGAAGCACTTGGGACGCTTCGCGCTCTATGTGGCCTTTTTCCCCCAGCTTGTGGCGGGCCCCATTGAGCGCGCCGCCCATCTGCTGCCCCAGTTCCGCGAGCGACACCGCTGGGACTACGCGCGCACGGTGTCGGGTCTGCGCCTGGTACTGTGGGGGCTTTTCAAGAAGATGGTGGTGGCCGATCGCATGGCCCTCATTGCGGGGAGCGTTTATGGCGAGGCCGAAGCGCCGGCGGGCATTTTTGTGGTCATCGGCACCGTGGCCTTCGCCTTTCAGATCTACTGCGATTTCAGTGCCTATTCCGATATTGCCGTGGGCTCGGCGCGGGTACTCGGCATCGATCTCATGCTCAACTTCAACCGGCCCTATGCCGCCCAGTCCATCCGCGATTTCTGGCGACGCTGGCATATTTCCTTGTCCATCTGGTTTCGCGACTATGTCTACATGCCGCTCGGGGGCGGTCGTGTATCGGGCCTGCGGTGGGTGCGCAATATTGCGGTGGTCTTTCTCCTCAGTGGTCTCTGGCACGGCGCCGAATGGACCTTTGTGTGCTGGGGCGCGCTCCACGCGTTGTACTATTTCGCGGGAGAAGCGATTGCCAGATTGCGGGGGCCGGGAGAGCCCGGCGCAGTGCGGGCGCTGGTGAATCGCGTGACTATTTTTGGTCTTGTCTGTTTTGCATGGATTTTCTTCCGGGCCACATCGCTGGAGCATGCAATGGACCTCGTGACCGCATTGCCCAGGGGCTGGCTTGATCCGGTATTGGTGGCGGAGCAGTGGGAAGCGTTCACCCTGGCCAATCCGGTGTCCAGTTTGCTGCTCGGGCTGGGCGCGCTCGCGGGTATGCTCGTGCTGGAAGGCTCGCAGGCGGCGAACCAGGCCCCGCGTCCGTTTCAGAGTCCCCATGGATTTGTGCGCTGGTCCACCTACGCCGTCACTCTGTTTCTCATCTTTGCACTGGGAGGGTACCATGAAATTCCTTTCATTTACTTCCAGTTCTGA
- a CDS encoding transposase, giving the protein MSRTHRNLLYQIAFSTKARVRFPTPDLRPEAHRCFANSVQGVDGIPRIINAAEDHVQLLVKLSQNHALNNVLSEVKSNSSG; this is encoded by the coding sequence ATGTCGCGGACGCACCGCAACCTTCTCTATCAGATCGCCTTTTCCACCAAGGCCCGTGTGCGATTTCCGACGCCCGACCTCCGTCCCGAGGCGCATCGCTGCTTCGCGAACTCAGTGCAGGGTGTCGATGGCATCCCACGCATTATCAATGCCGCCGAAGACCATGTCCAACTGTTGGTGAAGTTAAGCCAGAATCACGCCCTCAATAATGTGTTGTCCGAAGTAAAATCCAACAGCTCCGGCTGA
- a CDS encoding DUF1501 domain-containing protein has translation MPNTNRCPGHQIHYGTRREFLWKLGGGLGGVALASLLNDGGYLSAAPADPLGARPPHYAPKAKAVIQIFCPGGLSQVDTWDYKPELERRTGQPFDPTGKLEFFASKPGNCQGSYWKFRQHGECGKWMSDLFPRLAGCVDDMAFIHSMISKTALHGPACFMMNTGYTLPGFPSMGAWVTYGLGSESRNLPSFVVLPDVRGLPPGGPINWGAGFLPAVHQATTLSSDPSRPVIADLFPPEGYAATPEGERQSLETLALLNQRHAEARAEYSELEARITAYELAARLQLSAPEVTDIASESEAIRRLYALDHQDIGSFGRQCLLARRLVQRGVRFVQIYCGAENTQSKAIRPNWDSHEDLPRDHGYWGPILDTGAAALLRDLKSQGMLDDTLVICTTEFGRQPGAQAGIGRDHNPGAFTAWMAGGGIRGGISYGQSDELGFKVAENPAYCYDLHATALHLLGMDHERLSYYHNGIERRLTDVHGHVIRELLV, from the coding sequence ATGCCCAATACCAATCGTTGCCCCGGCCACCAAATCCATTACGGCACCCGCCGCGAATTCCTCTGGAAACTCGGCGGCGGCCTGGGCGGTGTTGCGCTGGCCTCATTGCTCAACGACGGCGGCTACCTCAGCGCCGCGCCCGCTGATCCCCTCGGAGCGCGCCCGCCCCACTATGCCCCGAAGGCGAAAGCCGTCATCCAGATCTTCTGCCCCGGCGGTCTGAGCCAGGTGGACACCTGGGACTACAAGCCCGAGCTGGAGCGGCGCACCGGCCAGCCCTTCGACCCCACGGGGAAACTGGAATTCTTCGCGTCAAAGCCCGGCAACTGCCAGGGAAGCTATTGGAAATTCCGCCAGCATGGCGAGTGCGGCAAGTGGATGAGCGACCTCTTCCCCCGCCTCGCCGGTTGCGTGGACGACATGGCCTTCATCCATTCCATGATCAGCAAGACCGCGCTCCACGGCCCCGCGTGCTTCATGATGAACACCGGCTACACCCTGCCCGGCTTCCCCTCCATGGGCGCGTGGGTGACCTACGGCCTCGGCTCCGAATCGCGCAACCTGCCCTCTTTCGTGGTACTGCCCGACGTGCGCGGCCTGCCGCCCGGCGGCCCCATCAACTGGGGCGCGGGCTTCCTCCCCGCCGTCCACCAGGCCACCACCCTCAGCAGCGATCCGAGCCGCCCCGTCATCGCGGACCTTTTCCCGCCCGAGGGCTACGCCGCAACGCCCGAGGGCGAACGCCAGTCTCTGGAAACGCTCGCGCTCTTGAACCAGCGCCACGCCGAAGCCCGCGCCGAGTACTCCGAACTCGAAGCACGAATCACGGCCTACGAACTCGCCGCGCGCCTCCAGCTCAGCGCCCCGGAGGTCACCGACATCGCCTCGGAGAGTGAGGCCATCCGCAGGCTCTACGCGCTGGACCACCAGGACATCGGCTCCTTCGGCCGCCAATGCCTCCTCGCCCGCCGACTCGTACAGCGCGGCGTCCGTTTCGTGCAGATCTACTGCGGCGCGGAAAACACCCAGTCCAAGGCCATCCGCCCCAACTGGGACAGCCACGAAGACCTGCCCCGCGACCACGGCTACTGGGGCCCGATCCTCGACACCGGCGCGGCCGCGCTCTTGCGCGATCTGAAGAGCCAGGGCATGCTCGACGACACCCTCGTCATCTGCACCACGGAATTTGGACGCCAGCCCGGCGCACAAGCAGGCATCGGCCGCGATCACAACCCCGGTGCCTTCACCGCCTGGATGGCCGGCGGCGGCATCCGCGGCGGCATAAGCTACGGCCAGAGCGACGAATTAGGATTCAAAGTCGCCGAGAACCCCGCCTACTGCTACGACCTCCACGCCACCGCGCTGCATTTGCTGGGCATGGATCACGAACGCTTGAGCTACTACCACAATGGCATCGAGCGCAGGCTGACGGATGTGCATGGGCACGTGATTCGGGAGTTGTTGGTGTGA
- a CDS encoding DUF805 domain-containing protein: MHWYLDVLKNYTGFTGRARRTELWMFWLVNLGIVIALSIVEGIIGMPGILSGLYNLAVLLPTIAVGMRRLHDTDRSGWWLLIAFIPFLGGIVLLIFFCLEGTKGDNQYGPDPKA; encoded by the coding sequence ATGCATTGGTATCTGGACGTTTTGAAGAACTACACGGGTTTCACCGGTCGCGCGCGACGAACTGAACTGTGGATGTTCTGGCTTGTCAACCTTGGTATTGTCATTGCGCTGTCCATCGTTGAAGGCATCATCGGTATGCCGGGCATCCTGAGCGGACTGTACAATCTGGCGGTTCTGCTGCCTACTATCGCAGTGGGCATGCGCCGCCTTCACGACACGGACCGCAGTGGCTGGTGGCTGCTAATTGCATTTATACCCTTTCTCGGCGGCATCGTGCTCTTGATCTTCTTCTGCCTTGAAGGCACCAAGGGCGACAACCAGTACGGGCCCGATCCCAAGGCCTGA